The following are from one region of the Streptomyces changanensis genome:
- a CDS encoding ABC transporter permease, with amino-acid sequence MRLYLAVLSGGFRRHATYRMATAAGVFTNTVFGFVLAFTYTALWEERPRLGGYDLPEALAYVWLGQALLAACSLMGGGFEDELIERIRTGDIAVDLHRPADLQAWWLAADLGRAAFQLLGRGAVPMAVGACAFDLALPEHPLTWPAFLVSVALGVVVSFAVWFLVALSVFWLMDGAGVVQVAWLSGLFFSGMLLPLTVFPGGLGEVARMLPWASMLQVPADVFLEKRTGWGLLEAYAFQAGWALVLLGAGRLLQAVATRRVVVQGG; translated from the coding sequence ATGCGGCTGTACCTGGCCGTGCTGAGCGGCGGTTTCCGGCGCCACGCCACCTACCGGATGGCCACCGCCGCCGGGGTCTTCACCAATACCGTCTTCGGCTTCGTCCTGGCGTTCACCTACACGGCCCTGTGGGAGGAGCGCCCCCGGCTCGGCGGCTACGACCTGCCCGAGGCCCTCGCGTACGTCTGGCTCGGACAGGCGCTGCTCGCCGCCTGCTCCCTCATGGGCGGCGGCTTCGAGGACGAGCTGATCGAGCGGATCAGGACCGGTGACATCGCCGTGGACCTCCACCGTCCCGCCGACCTCCAGGCGTGGTGGCTCGCCGCCGACCTGGGGCGCGCCGCGTTCCAGCTGCTGGGGCGGGGGGCCGTGCCGATGGCGGTGGGCGCGTGCGCGTTCGACCTGGCCCTGCCCGAACACCCGCTCACCTGGCCGGCGTTCCTGGTGTCGGTGGCGCTCGGGGTCGTGGTGAGCTTCGCGGTCTGGTTCCTGGTGGCGCTGTCGGTGTTCTGGTTGATGGACGGCGCGGGCGTGGTGCAGGTGGCGTGGTTGTCGGGGCTGTTCTTCTCGGGGATGCTGCTGCCGCTGACGGTCTTCCCGGGCGGGCTGGGGGAGGTCGCGCGGATGCTGCCCTGGGCGTCGATGCTCCAGGTCCCCGCCGACGTGTTCCTGGAGAAGCGGACCGGCTGGGGGCTGCTGGAGGCGTACGCCTTCCAGGCGGGCTGGGCGCTGGTGCTGCTGGGGGCGGGCCGGCTGCTCCAGGCGGTCGCGACGCGCCGAGTGGTGGTGCAGGGTGGTTGA
- a CDS encoding ABC transporter permease: MWIRSTMTYRFSFVMTLLSNAVANFFDFVVILMMFTHVRGLGGFSFAEVAFLYGTTGTAFGLADLAIGQVGKVGRRVRDGTLDTLLVRPVPVLAQVAADRFALRRLGRVTQGLLVLVWSLVVLDGVEWTPLKVAMVPLMTLTGALIFGSLMTAGAAFQFWAQDGAEVANSFTYGGNTLLQYPPSVFAGDLVRGVVYVVPLAFVNWVPALYVLGRDAPAGLPSWAAFAPPLVAAVCVAAAGLAWRAGLRSYRSTGS; this comes from the coding sequence ATGTGGATCCGCTCGACGATGACGTACCGCTTCTCCTTCGTGATGACGCTGTTGTCCAACGCGGTGGCGAACTTCTTCGACTTCGTCGTGATCCTGATGATGTTCACGCACGTGCGGGGACTCGGCGGGTTCTCCTTCGCCGAGGTGGCGTTCCTCTACGGGACGACCGGCACCGCCTTCGGCCTGGCGGACCTGGCGATCGGTCAGGTGGGGAAGGTCGGCCGGCGCGTGCGGGACGGCACCCTCGACACGCTGCTGGTGCGGCCGGTGCCGGTGCTGGCCCAGGTGGCGGCGGACCGGTTCGCGCTGCGGCGGCTGGGCCGCGTCACGCAGGGGCTGCTGGTGCTGGTGTGGTCGCTGGTGGTGCTGGACGGGGTGGAGTGGACGCCGCTGAAGGTGGCCATGGTGCCGCTGATGACCCTGACGGGCGCCTTGATCTTCGGCTCGCTGATGACGGCCGGGGCCGCGTTCCAGTTCTGGGCGCAGGACGGCGCCGAGGTCGCCAACTCCTTCACGTACGGCGGGAACACCCTCCTGCAGTACCCGCCGTCCGTCTTCGCCGGCGACCTGGTGCGCGGCGTCGTCTACGTCGTGCCGCTGGCGTTCGTGAACTGGGTGCCCGCCCTGTACGTGCTGGGGCGCGACGCCCCGGCGGGCCTGCCGTCGTGGGCGGCCTTCGCCCCGCCGCTCGTCGCCGCCGTGTGCGTGGCGGCGGCGGGCCTGGCCTGGCGGGCCGGTCTGCGTTCGTACCGATCGACGGGGAGCTGA
- a CDS encoding DUF445 domain-containing protein yields the protein MTGTGTNTPTARAARTAGAAGFAYTAEDEERRRGVRRMKAAATALLFLVAVVYALATWAEASGVTGWPGYVAAAAEAGMVGALADWFAVTALFRRPMGLPIPHTAIIPTKKDQLGESLGTFVGENFLSADVVRVRLRALDVAARLGTWMAEPAHVDRVTAELATALRGALTVLRDADVQAVVGEAITRRAEAVEIAPGIGKTLDRVVADGAHHRAVDLVCARAHDWLVTHGDSVMDAVQGGAPGWTPRFVDRKVGERVYKELLRFVTEVRDMPGHPARGAIDRFLADFAGDLQADTDTRARVERLKSELLARPEVQDVIASAWASIRAMIMSAAEDENSELRLRARASLLSLGVRLKTDTRLQGKVEGWLEDAAAYVVTTYRAEITSLITDTVASWDADQTSRKIEAHIGRDLQFIRINGTVVGALAGLVIHTVSHSLGG from the coding sequence ATGACCGGTACCGGCACGAACACACCGACGGCCAGGGCCGCGCGGACGGCGGGAGCCGCGGGCTTCGCGTACACGGCGGAGGACGAGGAGCGGCGCCGCGGCGTGCGCCGGATGAAGGCGGCGGCGACGGCACTGCTGTTCCTCGTGGCGGTGGTCTACGCCCTGGCGACCTGGGCGGAGGCGTCCGGTGTGACGGGCTGGCCGGGGTACGTCGCGGCGGCCGCCGAGGCGGGCATGGTGGGCGCCCTCGCGGACTGGTTCGCGGTCACGGCGCTGTTCCGCCGCCCGATGGGCCTGCCGATCCCGCACACGGCGATCATCCCGACGAAGAAGGACCAGCTGGGCGAGTCCCTCGGCACGTTCGTCGGGGAGAACTTCCTCTCCGCCGATGTGGTGCGCGTCCGGCTGCGGGCGCTGGACGTCGCCGCCCGCCTCGGCACGTGGATGGCGGAGCCCGCGCACGTGGACCGGGTGACGGCCGAGCTGGCCACGGCGCTGCGCGGCGCGCTGACGGTCCTGCGGGACGCCGACGTCCAGGCCGTCGTCGGGGAGGCGATCACCCGGCGGGCGGAGGCCGTCGAGATCGCGCCCGGCATCGGCAAGACCCTGGACCGCGTCGTCGCCGACGGGGCGCACCACCGGGCGGTCGACCTGGTCTGCGCCCGCGCCCACGACTGGCTGGTCACCCACGGCGACTCGGTGATGGACGCCGTGCAGGGCGGGGCGCCCGGGTGGACCCCGCGCTTCGTCGACCGGAAGGTCGGCGAGCGGGTCTACAAGGAGCTCCTGCGGTTCGTCACCGAGGTGCGCGACATGCCCGGCCACCCGGCGCGCGGCGCGATCGACCGCTTCCTCGCCGACTTCGCCGGCGACCTCCAGGCGGACACCGACACGCGGGCGCGCGTCGAGCGGCTGAAGTCGGAGCTGCTGGCCCGTCCCGAGGTGCAGGACGTCATCGCCTCCGCGTGGGCGTCGATCCGCGCCATGATCATGTCGGCGGCGGAGGACGAGAACAGCGAGCTGCGGCTGCGCGCCCGCGCGTCCCTGCTCTCCCTCGGCGTCCGGCTGAAGACGGACACCCGGCTCCAGGGGAAGGTCGAGGGCTGGCTGGAGGACGCCGCCGCGTACGTGGTGACGACGTACCGCGCCGAGATCACCTCGCTCATCACCGACACGGTGGCGAGCTGGGACGCGGACCAGACCTCGCGGAAGATCGAGGCCCACATCGGCCGGGACCTCCAGTTCATCCGCATCAACGGCACGGTCGTGGGGGCGCTGGCCGGGCTCGTCATCCACACCGTCTCCCACTCCCTGGGCGGGTGA
- a CDS encoding aminotransferase class IV — translation MTELDGTPAGADQLRALALTNYGHFTTLRVEDGRVRGLALHLERLARDCRAVFGTDLDTDRVRELVRRAVPAPPGGPLVVRVTVYDPELDLGRPAAPATPRVLVTTRPAGPPAPPPLRLRTLTHVRDRAAVKHVALFGVLHTRRAAQLQGADDALFTDRDGHVTEGPTWNVGFVDAADRVVWPEGEALPGVTMALLRRLHAHTTAPVTPAEALGMRAAFVTNAAVGVREVASVDGVPLATGDPVVTALRSAYRDLPGDPL, via the coding sequence GTGACGGAACTCGACGGAACCCCCGCCGGCGCCGACCAGCTCAGGGCCCTCGCCCTGACCAACTACGGCCACTTCACGACCCTGCGCGTCGAGGACGGGCGCGTCCGCGGTCTCGCCCTGCACCTGGAGCGCCTCGCCCGCGACTGCCGGGCGGTCTTCGGGACGGACCTCGACACGGACCGGGTGCGCGAGCTCGTGCGCCGCGCGGTGCCCGCGCCGCCGGGCGGCCCCCTCGTCGTACGCGTCACGGTCTACGACCCGGAGCTCGACCTCGGCCGGCCCGCCGCCCCCGCCACCCCGCGCGTCCTGGTCACCACCCGCCCGGCCGGCCCGCCGGCGCCGCCCCCGCTGCGGCTGCGGACCCTGACGCACGTCCGCGACCGGGCGGCCGTCAAGCACGTCGCCCTCTTCGGCGTCCTCCACACCCGCCGCGCGGCCCAGCTCCAGGGGGCCGACGACGCGCTCTTCACCGACCGGGACGGCCACGTCACCGAGGGCCCCACGTGGAACGTCGGCTTCGTCGACGCGGCGGACCGGGTGGTCTGGCCCGAGGGCGAGGCCCTGCCCGGCGTCACGATGGCGCTGCTGCGCCGCCTCCACGCGCACACCACGGCGCCGGTCACACCGGCGGAAGCCCTCGGGATGCGGGCGGCGTTCGTCACCAACGCGGCGGTCGGCGTCCGCGAGGTCGCCTCCGTCGACGGCGTCCCCCTCGCCACCGGCGACCCCGTGGTGACCGCCCTCCGGTCCGCCTACCGCGACCTGCCGGGGGACCCCCTCTGA
- a CDS encoding ABC transporter ATP-binding protein, whose amino-acid sequence MSTTEADFIELDDVEKVFDVRRRAGLLRRERRQVRAVDGIGFRVARGEMVGYIGPNGAGKSTTVKMLTGILTPSGGRLRVAGIDPSRERTRLARRIGVVFGQRTSLWWDLPLRDSYRLVHRLYRVPDARFRENLDRCVELLDLGDLLEVPVRQLSLGQRMRGDIAAALLHDPDVLYLDEPTIGLDVVSKAKVRAFLRDLNADRGTTVLLTTHDLGDIEQLCRRVMVIDHGRLVHDGTVEELYAAGAGERTLVVDLERELPPLEVAGARVVRVQGSRQWLAFPASASAAPLVAAVAAACPLVDLSVREPDIEAVIARMYAERRTP is encoded by the coding sequence GTGAGCACCACGGAAGCGGACTTCATCGAGCTGGATGACGTCGAGAAGGTCTTCGACGTCCGGCGCAGGGCGGGTCTGCTGCGCCGGGAGAGGCGGCAGGTGCGGGCGGTGGACGGCATCGGCTTCCGTGTGGCGCGCGGTGAGATGGTCGGGTACATCGGCCCCAACGGCGCCGGCAAGTCCACCACCGTGAAGATGCTCACCGGCATCCTCACGCCGAGCGGCGGCAGGCTGCGGGTCGCCGGCATCGACCCGTCGCGGGAGCGGACGCGCCTGGCCCGCCGGATCGGTGTCGTCTTCGGCCAGCGGACCAGCCTGTGGTGGGACCTGCCGCTGCGCGACTCGTACCGGCTGGTGCACCGTCTGTACCGGGTCCCGGACGCCCGGTTCCGCGAGAACCTCGACCGCTGCGTCGAACTGCTCGACCTGGGCGACCTGCTGGAGGTGCCCGTCCGGCAGCTCTCGCTCGGCCAGCGGATGCGCGGCGACATCGCGGCGGCGCTGCTCCACGACCCGGACGTCCTCTACCTCGACGAGCCGACGATCGGCCTGGACGTCGTGTCGAAGGCGAAGGTCCGCGCGTTCCTGCGGGACCTCAACGCCGACCGCGGCACGACGGTCCTGCTCACCACGCACGACCTCGGCGACATCGAGCAGCTGTGCCGGCGGGTGATGGTCATCGACCACGGGCGGCTCGTCCACGACGGCACCGTGGAGGAGCTGTACGCGGCAGGGGCGGGCGAGCGCACCCTCGTCGTCGACCTGGAGCGCGAGCTGCCGCCCCTGGAGGTCGCCGGCGCGCGCGTCGTCCGGGTCCAGGGGTCGCGGCAGTGGCTGGCCTTCCCGGCGTCGGCGTCGGCCGCGCCGCTCGTCGCCGCGGTCGCCGCCGCCTGTCCGCTGGTCGACCTGTCGGTGCGGGAGCCGGACATCGAGGCGGTCATCGCGAGGATGTACGCCGAACGCCGCACGCCTTAG
- a CDS encoding excalibur calcium-binding domain-containing protein, translating into MSNPYQPAQQPRPFPDPSVAPAEPRPLHRMKRVWGGGLLLLLIGSGCGAALDGADAAKPTDGAAPAATVTSTATTTVTATPAAPAPAATVTATATATATATATATATVTATATVTRRAPAEEAGADDTSGGGSTSGGGSAAYYGNCSEARAAGAAPVRRGDPGYGLHLDRDGDGVGCEG; encoded by the coding sequence ATGAGCAACCCGTACCAGCCGGCCCAGCAGCCCCGGCCGTTCCCCGACCCGTCCGTCGCCCCCGCGGAGCCGAGGCCGCTGCACCGGATGAAGCGGGTGTGGGGCGGGGGGCTGCTCCTGCTGCTCATCGGCTCCGGCTGCGGCGCCGCCTTGGACGGCGCGGACGCCGCGAAGCCCACCGACGGCGCCGCGCCGGCCGCCACCGTGACGTCCACCGCCACCACCACGGTCACCGCGACGCCCGCCGCCCCCGCACCGGCGGCGACGGTCACCGCGACCGCGACCGCGACGGCCACGGCCACGGCCACGGCCACCGCGACGGTCACGGCGACGGCGACCGTCACCCGGCGGGCGCCCGCCGAGGAGGCGGGCGCCGACGACACGAGCGGCGGCGGGTCGACGTCCGGCGGCGGGAGCGCCGCGTACTACGGCAACTGCTCGGAGGCCCGCGCGGCCGGCGCGGCCCCCGTCCGCCGGGGCGACCCCGGCTACGGCCTGCACCTCGACCGCGACGGCGACGGCGTCGGCTGCGAGGGCTGA